The Acinonyx jubatus isolate Ajub_Pintada_27869175 chromosome A2, VMU_Ajub_asm_v1.0, whole genome shotgun sequence genomic sequence CCCAGTGCCCGTCCCCGCACTCGAGGCCCGAGCGGTGCACCGGGCACCTCCCTGTCCCAGCTCCCGGGCGGCACAGCCACATGAGCACAGCCGGTTCCCGGGCTCCCGCAGGGCACAAGGCAACAGACAGCGCGACAGAGCCggggttgttttcttaaaaaaaccactcaaacaaaaataagaactcGACCAATCAAAACACACATCTATGTACACTgtccccggcccggccccgcagggaggcggccccctccccgcccagttCAGGCGGGCTCAGCTGGTCGCTGGTCGGGAGCCGGGAGCCGTCCCCACCGTAGTGGCTgagcccctgctcctctcccaccacccctcaaCTTTCCTGGGACCCGTctacacaaacacaaaaccaaatgTGAACAAAAGCCACAAGTacgtatatacacatgcacacacggcTGACAGAAGGGAGCACAAGGCCACCGGGACGCGGAGGGGACCTACGCGGCCCTGCCCTGGCTGCTGGCCCCCAGCCTAGCCCAGGCCCGCTCCGCTGTGCCAGTATACCCACCCCTCCACCGACCCGAGGAGGGACAGGGGCCTGCCGTTCAGGTCCTGGGCCACACCCAGGCCCTCTTTCCTCCCTCGGCGGGAGGGGATGGGCCCAGGTGCAGCTGGGGACAGAGCACAGGACATGAGGGGAGGGCCGCCTCCCCCAGCCGCCCCACAGCCAATGGAACAGAGGGTCGGGACCccacagggccacctgggtgtgCGGGGGGCGCCGGGGAGGAGGACCCGGCCCTCAGGGTTGATTCTGCCCCTGGGTCTCCCTGGCTGGCTGCCCGGCAGGCTGTAAGAGCCCGAGTCCTGCTTGGGGATAAGGCGGGGCTGGGACCCGGCAGTGACAGGACAGTGGGGGATTGGGGTGAGCACGACACAACGAATGGACCTGACTCGTCTTCCTCGGGCAGAAGTCCGTCTCGAGATGACCGCCTGGCACGGAGCCTGCCCCGGAGGCCGTGCTGAGCCTGTGGAGTCACGGGCACAGCTGCCGAGACGCCGGGCAGCTGGATGTGTCTCTCGGATCCACGGGCCGAGCTCAGCCGTCTGCCCAGCCTCAGCTGACCGGCCAGGCGTCCGGCTGTCTGTCCCGCAGGCGTGGGCGGAGGCAGCGGCGGTGGCGAGCGCGTGCTTCAGGAAGAGCATGCAGGCCCGACGACGAcaggacgacgacgacgacgacgacgcaGCGATGGACGTGAACAGAAGCAGGCTGGGTCCCAGGAGGCGTCCGTCGTGCTCCGAGCAGAGCGGCCGAACGGATGGTCCCCGCCGGGGCCGCCCAGCGTGCAGGGAGCGggagcccctctcctgctggtgccCGGCCGTGCCCCCGCCCCAAACACTGGCTGCCAGGGTTCGCAATCAGGCTTTAATGAGAATCTTCGGGGTCTCTCCAGGCCCgactccccgccccaccccggctGCTTCCTCCGGGGACCGCGTGCCGGAGAGGGGAGGGTCCGTGAACGCCGAGGAGAGACGGTGCTCTTCCGACCCGGACAGAGAGGCCCGAGGGTTTACCGGATCCTGGTGAAGAGGTTGAGCACTGACACGGACTCCTGCGGGGCACACGGGAGGGACCGCTGAGCCTGCGGCCCCCTGGGCTACCTCTCTGGAAGTGCCCACCGCTCGGCCAGGCCCCCGGGGCTGGGCACCGGGCTGGGAAGTTCTGCCTGGAGGGGAcgtgacattttgggccagaggAGCCTGCGTGGGCACCTTCCCTGGCACCCTGAGGCGCGTAGGGGGTGGCCAGGCTGTGAGCGCCTCGTGCCACGTGGTGGGGGATGTGCAGCGATgtaggagtgggggggggtgccACGGGGGGCCACAGAGGAGATTCCCAGGGAGATGCTGGCCAACAGAACGAacggggctgggtgggggggtgggggggtgggggggtgggcaggggaagcCCCCAGGACAGGCGAGGGGACGCGCGCAGGGGAACAGCTGGCACTGATACCGACCCACTTTACCTTTGTCGAACGGGTTTTGCTAAAGACGTTCCAGAACCTCAGGGTTTCGTCCCCAGCCCCAGTGACTATGGCCTCTCCATCAGGGGACATGGCCTGCAGAAGGAGACAGACCCCCACTGTCTCTACGCCCCGCAGGCAGCGCTTTGCAGACAGAGCCGCGGACGGAGCGCTCTCGGGAAAACCTCCCTCCCGCCCGCCACCCGGAGACGCTCTTCTGCGTGACGGGACAGAGTATGTTGGCTGAAGCACAAGACGTCTTCTTccgaaaagaaaaaagaaagcgaGCGGTCTGCAAGGAGGGGGCCTTTCTGCGAGACCTGACAGATGGTGGTCTGGTGAAACGCTCAGCGATCACGTGAGTGCCGGGACCCAGATCCGCAGAGATTTCTTTCCGCGTGTGTCCCAGAGACACCCGGCTgaagggagggacggagggcAGAGGCGCAGCACAGCAGGTTCCCGCCGCCGGTACCACGTGACCTTGGCGGACAGGAGCCCGCCCTGCTGTGCAGTCCTGGAGGCCCCCCGGGCTGTGGAACCCCGACACAGGGCCGCACGCTGCCTCTCGGGGCGCAGGGCAGTGCTTTCCGGGCGGCCACAGCACGTCTCCCAGAACCCGGGGGctgggggtcggggtggggggggcagactCACCAGGTACAGGACCCTGTACGAGTGCCCGGTCAGCTTTGCCACCTGGGTCAGGGACGGGTACTTCCACACCAGGATCTGGTTCTGCGAGTAGCCGTGCGTGCTCACCTGGGGGGCGGAGAGGGTGCTGTCGGAACCCGGGACCCCCGCTTCCAAGGCCCGGGGCCCAGACGCAAGGACATCTGAGCCGGCACCTCAGACTCGCCAAGCGAGCGACGTACAGAGGCCACAGGTGACAAGGTAGAGAGAGCACGGTCACAGCCCCTGCTCCCCGCACTCTGGTCGGTGACTGGACAGAGTGGGACACACGGCGCCTGACAGCCCTGGGAGCCTCTCTGGCGGGCACTGGGTATGGGGGTATGGGGGTGTGGGCATCCGGGTCAAGGACGGGCACATCCAGGCACCTCTGGTCTGCACGACGAGGGTGGCGGGGGCCTGGCTGAACTCAGGACCCCATGGGAGGCCTCAGCGGGGCCAGGGCTCCTGCCTCCCCCGCCTTCTGCCCGCACCCCCAGGCTCCTCTGCCCCTGGCTCTTCGCGGAGAGGCTCCGAAGGCCGTGTAGCGACAAGGAAGGAGGCGCACGCGTGTGTCCCCGCAGGCCCTCCCTGGCCGGCCCCGCACTCACCAGCTCGTTGGCGTGCTTGGACCAGGCGAGGTTGCACACCTGGGAGCCCGTGTCGATGCACTGCAGGGGCTGCCCCGTGAGCGTGTTCCAGAAGCGGATGCAGCGATCAGCCGTGCCACCGCCAGACGCCAGCAGCCCGTGCTGGTGTGGGGACCAGGCGATGGCCTTCACGGCCGCCAGGTGCTCCGTGTACTGCTGCACGGGGCTCAGGCTCGAGTGGTTCCAGACCAGCAGCTGCGGGGGCAGTGGCTGTGAGGCCCCGGAGGCCACCACAGTCCGCCCCTGGGGGAAGAACCCGCACGGCCCTCACTCCGTGGGGAGGCCAGGGCTGCGAGGGGCCCGCGGTGCCTACCTTGTTGTCGTTGCCCCCCGAGGCGAGGAGCTGGTGGTCCGTGGACCACTTGAGCCCACACACCTCCTGCCGGTGGCCCTGCAGCCGCCGCTCTGACTGCAGGGGCGGGGTCCGGATGTCCCTCTGCAGGATCATGCGGTCCCGGCTCCCGGACGAGAGCTGGTCAGCGTTCCAGGCCAGCGCCCCTGGAGGCcaggcagagggcaagggaggcTGAGGCCTCGCCCCCGGGAATCACACCTGCCCCCTGGGAAGCGGGCGGCTTCTCACCAACGCGTGCCGTGTGGCCTTCCAGCATGGACAGCTTCTTTCCTGCAGCTGCGTCCCAGATCTGCACAAAGCCCTTGTGCGTGCCAACGGCCACCAGGTTCCCCTAGGACCGAGCACACGGGGGAGGGAGTGGGCATCAGGCCCAGGCATGGggacctctccctctgcctcctcaccgCAGGGCGTTGGGGCCGTTTCTTTACAGGTTTCTTTGAACCAAAAGGACACCCCTCCTTGGAACTTTCTGGGGGAATGGGCACACAAGTGCACCGGTTTGTCAAAATCCAGTAGACACACAGGCTAAACACCTGTGTGTTTCTATCTGCAGCTGCCACGCCAgctgtgggggcggggagaggcgtGCAGGGGACCAAGTCTGACCCAGAGTCACCATAACCATCTTTACAggctggggacaggcaggggTGCAGGTGGAGATTAGACTCCTGGAGATTAGACAAGTGACCTCCAGGCCGGCTGCTGGCCCCTCTGGGTCCCCAAAGCCCCCTCAACACCGGGGAGGGCCCCTGCCAGCAAGACTGGGTCATATATTCCTGACTCCGCCCGGCTAGGGGATGGGGCCCACGTACTGACCCGTTCAGACCAGCCCACGGAGGTCACCGAGTCCCCTTCCACCGAGAGGTCACAGAGCCGGGTCACCTGGGGAAAGGGGAAGCGGTCGGTGGGCGCGGACGCACAGCCACCTGTCCGTGCACCCGTCCACCCTCCCAAGCACCCATTTGCTGGCTTACGAACACCAGGGCAAcgaggctggggtgcctgggacgCTGTGGGCCAGGAGGGGACACACACCAGCATGGGGATAACTGACCACACAGAGATGGGGCAGGCGCTcaagtccccctcccccaccgccctgGGGCAGGCCACAGGCTGCTGGGAGCAGAGGGGCGGCCCTTTCCCTGAGGGGGCTTCACTTGCCCCTTTGAAACCCGACCTGCGTCTGGTCTCATTCCCGAAAACAGCCTACTGCGAAGAGCAGGCCTTGAACCCCGGCAGCTACTCTGACAGATTGGTGGGGTGGCTGCTGATGACCGCCACCGAGGAAGCGGCCCTCGGGGGGGTCCCCTGGCCAGGCCGGGCCCGGGGGCCTCGCCCGGGTCAGCATGCATGCAGAGGGGAGGCcccggggagggcagaggggtgcTACCCCGGCCCCGGAGGTCCCCAAAGTCCCCCGAGCCCCCCACAACCCCCGCGCGTTGGCTCTCTGGCGCCACCTGGCTGGTGCAGGCGCTCCACAGGTACACGCAGGTCCCCAGCCCCACGCTGAGCACATTGAGGGACGACCAGTCCACCAGGTTCAGGTAGAAGTCGTCCTGCAGCTCTGGCGCGTCCAGGACCTTGAAGGGGATCTTGGAGATCTTGCGGGTGGGTTTCCGTGGTGACCGCAGTAGCTTCTGACTGCAGGGAGAGCCCACCGCGTGGGGTGCCGTTGGCGTGACCTGTGGGCTCCCCCTCGTGCTCTCCTGCCACCCACGTGACCCCACAGCTATGGGTGGTGACCGCCGGCCGTTGGGCCGCCCTGAGCTCTGACAGCCACACCACACCCTCTGCCcagcacctcctccagggagccctccttGACACCCGCAGCGCCACTGAGCCTGAAGCGCGTCCCCACTGAGGAAGGTCCCCCTGAGCCGCCTCTGTACCCCGTGCGCAGTTCTAGGACCAAGCTAGGCTCCCAAGCACCGCCTGGCTGCCCACCTGCCCTGTTCCAGCCCCCACAGGCCTAGACTCACCTTTTGTTGCTAACGGGGGACAAGGAGTAGGGAGACACATCGTTGCCATCGTCGGGGCTGGAGCGCTTGGTGCTGAGGGAATactggaggcaggggagggggaaccCCAGCTGAGCAGAGCCTCGGCCGCACAGCCCGGGGACCTCACACCCAGGGCCCTGGTGCCCCGCGCTGCCAGTGGCCAGGCCGGAGTGCGAGGTGAGTGAGCACTCCGGTCGGAGACGTGGCCCGGGTTCCAGGGATCCAGAGAAGCAAAGCAGGCCTCATGCCTGAGGCCTCCTCTGGACAGCGACTGCCCGGTGccggcctccccctgccccactggccGCCAGCCTGCCGGCCCTCGGTCAAAAGACCCGAGCCAGGCTCCTCCCGACACTGCCCTACGGCTGCCCCCAGCCTCAGGACCGTGCACCTGGCGCCTGCCCCAGCACTGCCTTTGGAGCAGCAGGAGAGCAAAGCCCCCGGTTCGAGGCATGGGGCCCGGCGGCTCCCGGGGTGAGCACAGGCCGAGCGCGGGGGGCCGAGCTGGGCAGCCTGCAGAGGGCCTGTGCTGCACGCTGCCGGCAGGGAGGGCGTGCTCACCGTGAACAGGCCCTTCTTCTCAGGCGTGGAGGGCTGCAGCCTTCGGTCCTCCGTCTGCGGGTCCTGCACCTTCTCGATGCCGGCTCCCAGCAGCTCGTTCTTCAGCAAGGCGGAGTAGGCCAGGCCATCTGTGGGCGGGGGCTCTGtaaggcctgggggagggggcggggaggggggagggcgggggagggggccagaCAGGGTGTGACCCCTGACCTTTGCCATTGTCCGAGGTGGCGTCCTTGGCTTTCCGATTTTGGCTGGGAGACTTCTCATTCTCCTGCAGGCAACGGAGGGAAAGGAGGCGGGTCAGCTGgagccgcccgccccccccccgccccccgcccccccccccccccgccctccggGAGGCCCGCACATTGATCCTGTGGAAATTGACGCTCCAGTTGGCACCGGCTCTCGAGGGGATGAAGCGGTCTCCGTGCTTGCTGGGGGAGGACACGGGAGAGTTGGCGGGCGTCAGGGTTCGCCGCATCTCTGCGACCTGGAACGATGGCAGGACGGGACTGGTGCCTGAGAGCCCCCCAGCGCGCGACGCCAAGGCCAGGCCTACCCCGCCTCCTCGCGCGAGGCCTCTGTCCGCCGAACCAGCGGGTCGAGCAGCAGAGGTGAAACATTTTGACATGTGAGCCGCGGGGGCTGGAACGCTGCTGGCGGGCCTCAGTGTATCCTCCCAGCTGGGGAGGCGACACTCAAGAACGGGGCAGCCCGAGAGCACAGGCGCCCGCCACGGGGCTTTGTTCGCTTCTAAGCCACCACGACGGACCCGACACCTTGCTGCTCCTCGGGCCCCATCTCTGTCAGGCAAGGACGGCCTCCCACAGAAGCACGACTCCCCCGCCGGAGCCGGCGCACAGACGCGGGGGCCCTGCTCCCAGGAAACCGGCCCAGCCCTCTGAACTGTCCCAGGAGGGTCCTTTCTCTCTAAGGGACCTGCGGGGGGCTGGACTACATAaatcccccccatcccccagaagGACGGGTTGAAGTTCAAGCCGTCCCCACCCCCGCACCCGGGATGTGACCTCATTCGACACCATCTTTGCAGGTGTGATCCAGTTAAGACGAGGCCACCCCGGGTGGGACGGGCCCCAAATCTACGCCTGGTGTCCTAAGACTCAGAGACACAGACCCACACAGAAGAGGGGGACGTGAAGGCGAGGACTGCCGGCcacagcaggagctggggaggcaggACTCCTCAACGGGACCCCCAGAACTAGCGTGGCCCTGTGACAGCACGGGCGAAGGCCTCAACTGCCCGGCACAGAGCTGAGAGCGTTGAGAAGAGCGGTGAGCACAGCCCGTGACACGTCAGGAGCCTGCGATGGCGTGGCTGAGAGGGGTGGGGTCCGGGAAAAGAGGCCTCCCCAAACTCTGCTGAGTTCCGCAGATAAGGACAGGGCCACCTCAAGCTGCCACCACGGCTCTGCCCGGTCAGGCCCGCCCCACAGGTCTGAGACCCCAGGCCCTTCGGCTCCCTCTCTGGAAACTGGGAGAGCAGCTCACCTTCCCTCGTCCCTGCAGTCGGTCCCGGGCGTGGCCCCGGGGAACAGGGGTCTGGAAGCTGACCGTCCCTGTGGGCCCCAGCAGCAGGAGGCACGCTGGAAGCCTGAGGAGGGGACTCCCTGGCGTGCGGCCCTGCCACTGGGAGGCCCGCGGGAGGACGTGCTTCTCGCCGGCCCGGCACCCAGTGCTCTAGAGGCTGCTCCCCGCCACCCCGGGACCCGGCCGGCgccagtgggggcagggcaccCGGTACTCACGCAGGGCATCGTGTTCTCGTTCTGAACGACAATCTGCCGGAGGAGGCGCCGCTCGTAGTCCTGGTCCATGGCGACGCAGGGCAGGCACAGCCCGCCAGCCAAGGTCAGCCGGCCCGGGTCAgcctggggcaggaagggcagcAGAGGTCAGTGCTGGTGGGCAGCAGCCCCCTCCACTGCCCAGTGACCACAGCGAACTCCACGGTGATGGCCAAGGCCTTCCACTTCCTCCCAGGAGCCCggtacggggtgggggggggcaggcacaCCCCACAGGCTGTGGAAACCACAGGCGGCTGTGACGGGGAGGACGGCGGCTGCTCTGAGGGACCTTCTGCCAGGACTCCCGGCCTTTGTCCTGCTTAGTGCAAGTCTGTCATCTAAGTCTGGGTCCTGGAGCTTGCCCTCCGGCCACCCTCCTTCCCATGCACCCACCATGTCGCCTTCCTGCTTCAGACCCTCCGAGGCCACAAGCCACCCTCAGACCATGTCCAACCCCGAGGTGGGGGCTGGGCAAGCGTCAAAGTGGTCCCTGGGAGGATTCCTCCTTGAATGAGGAAGCTTctatatccttttttctttttttaagtttatttgttttaagtgagggagagagagaatgggcacaCACccacaggggaggaggagagggagggagagggaggaggggggaggagggggggaggggagagggggagagggggcagaggggagaggggagagggggagagggggagagggggagagggggagagggggagggaggaggagaggggagggaagggaaaaggggaaggagagagggggagagggggagagaatcccaaacaggctccaccacTACTAGCAcgaagcctgacgcagggctcgatctcatgaactgtgagatcatggcctgagcctaaatcaagagtcagatgcttaactgaggccccagacaccccaggaagCCTCTGTCCTAATGCACGAACGGGGCCACAGTCCTCAAGCTGCAGGCACCTGGATGTGCACACGCGGGATGGGGTTCAACAGCTCAACTCTGCCCATTCAGAATTTGTAAAGCTCACACCGTCTTCCCACTGGGCTCAGCCCAGCTCGGAAGGCTTCTCTGaaaaggagaaggggggagacGGAAGAATGTTCTAGAAGCAAAGCACCTGGACGCAGGAAAGGGCGGTGCACTTTCcagcacaagtggggtgggggtgagtggCCACCTCTGGGAGGAGGATGTTCCTCACTGCGGGGCTGGACACAGGCCCGCAGCCAGTGGCTGCTTCCAGAAACCAACGTGAAACGTTCACCAGTCCTGCCTCCCCCAGGGGCACCGCAgagcaaatgggggggggggggcctcaagCAAGTGTTTCTgggacagagcctgacagagaGGGGGCTCAGAGGGCTGCAGCTCCTCGCGATGCAcccgctccccctgccccagacccCCTATGCGCTCAGAGCCACCGCGAGCTCTACTGCTCTGTCTGGAGCCCGGGTTCACGACAGATCAAATACCAGAAAGTCGAAGACTGGCCCAAAATTAAAAGTCCGTGAATCCTGAGGGGTAGCACTCTGGAGAAGtcaacatttgctttaaaaaaaattgtggtgaaATACGCAGAAGATGTACCACCCTAACCATTTCTAAGTGCACAGCCCAGCGGCTTCAAGCACACACAGTCGTGCAGCCACCcccaccatctgtctccagaacttcCCATCTCCCCAAGCTGAGACTCTGTCCCCAGGAAACACGgactccctgcccctgcccccacaggcttctctctgtctctgtcccccacACACAGGGCCACGTagcccagtaattccacttttcGGCGTGCACCTGGGAGGAATGAAAGGAAACAGACCCGCACAGAAACCAGTCCCCTAGAGCTCCAACTGGCGTTACTCTAGGTTGTTCGTCATCACCAAggagagaaagactcccaagTGTCTGTCGACAggttgagtgaatggataaacccGACGCGCCCCACCCGCACACTAGAATGTGACCCAGCCTCGGAAAGGAAGGAcgccctgccacctgccaccgcATGGGTGGACCTGGAGAACACAGGCGCAGGAGGACACGTCCTGTGTGTCCCCGCTCACAGGGGCTCCCTAGAGGAGTGccgtccacagagacagagagtggactAAAGAGAACGTCTGCCCTTTTGAAAAGAGACTCCTGGGGGCAGTGTGAGCTCAGCGTCACCTGGGAGGGAACCAGCCTGGGGGTCCACCACTCGCACCTCTCCAGGAGTGGCCACACCACGAGGTTCTCAGGCCCACCTACCTGCGTCCTATCTTCAACAGCCCCAGATGGCCTCTCTGACGGGTTCCTGGGCCTGTGGTGGAGACCGTGCAGAGCACGGGGCAGAAGGACCAGCACGAGCCCACCGAGCCCACCGAGTCCTAGACCCTCACCCCGCAATTACGGGACACGGCCAGCCTGGCGTGGCCCAGGCCCAAAGCCGGACGGACACTCAGCCAGAGCCAAGCCCGCTGGGTGAGACTCAGAGGCACAGGCGCGTGGCCGCTAGTCACCACGGTGTGCTCCACACCACGCACGTTAGCGGGCTTGCACGTTTGATCCCGTGCTCCCCGTGCACGACCTCACGACCCGTGTGTCTGCACCATCGCCTCGTGCACGTGAACCTGGGATGGCCGAGCAAGGGGCAGCGGCGCTGCAGGCTCACGTGGGGTCACAGGCAGGAGCCCCTGCCCCGAGGCCCACCTCCCCgtgcccacctgcccccagggTCCTCCCTCCGCTGGGCCTGGAGTTCCTCTCAAGTCCACCGGCCCCATCGTCCCCATGGGGCCAGACGGCGGGCCTCCCGCTTTGTGAGCAAAGCCCTGCCCACATCTCGGGTAAGCCTGTGGGGGCGGCCACCTCCTTCTTGCCCGttggccccctccccctgcacgtGCCCTGTAGTCCCAGCAGAAGGTCCCCAGACCAGTCTCGCTCCTCTGTCACAGAGTCCAGCAGTGACTGATGGCTGCGTCCCTCAAGCCTCCCTCACTTCTCtggcggtggggcgggggggtggacgCCTTCCAGCCCACCTCCAAGTCCCCAGGATGAACCCCAAGGTGTGCCCTCGGCACAGTGACCACTCCTGGGGCAGCATGGCCGTACGAGTTTCTGTCCAGGCTGCAGACTCCCATTCAGAGGACGGAGTCCCAAGGGTGAGCCTGGGCCACGTGGGAGCCAGAGCTGAGCTCCAGGAGGCCGGCGTCCACTCTGACCGAGGACCAGCATCCCGGGTGGGGTTTATGGCGGGGAAGAAGGGGCATAAAGAGGAACAGTCACGGCTCCATTCTGGTAAGTTCTGCCATCAGCGGGTACTTTCCCGGAGTCGGGCCAGTCAGCTGTCCCGAGTAAACCAGGGTCACAGAGGCAGCAGACTTCCTTTGGCCACTGTGTGTGGAGTCAACCCTCGAGGGCCCTGACTGGGGCCTTGCttgccgcccgcccgcccgcccgccaggCAGCGAGCCCTGGGGGGCACCGGTGAAGGCCACGCTCGGTCCACATGCTCGGTGACCGCCCCTGCCTTGCTCTCCCTGAGCAGGGCTGCTCAGGGCCAGCGGGGCTTTGGGGGAACGAGGGGCCTCACCATGGGGAATAGTCACACTGTGGGCTAAACCTCTCAGCCCCGACGAGCTTCCAATGGAAACCACATGGAAACCATGGCCCCCCAGTCACAGACCAAAGCCACCGTGCTGatgtccccggggggggggggcgggggggggctccCCATGAGGCCGGCAGGGCTGGTCTGTTTCACTGACGGCAGGGCCCAGGCCACAGTTCAGGAGAAACCAGAAGCGTCTACGAGGGAAGACGTACCACAAACGGTTTTATTTAGAAAGACGACACAGGGACACCCgaggggctccgtcggttaagcacctgactcttgactttggctcaggttgtggtcccgtggttcagctctgtgctgacagtgcagagcctgctgggattctcctctctctctctgcctctgcccttcttccctctcgctctcaaaaaaaaaaaaaaaaaaagacactagcGGAAAAAACACCTGCCACCCACGGGAGACACTGACGTGAAGGGTGTGAACACAGCCAGTGCTCCTGAGATGCCCACCCTCGCGTGCAGCTGGAAGGCGGCAGGCCCCACGCGGACAGCAGGGCCCCGGCCCACAGCCCCGCACGCCAGGCCGCGCAGGCGTAGGGAGGAGACAGGCACCCATGCTCCTTGGCAGGAGCTGAAACCCGACTTCTAAGAAGGCAATTTGGCAGCTGCTTTCCAAATTTAAAACGCACATCCTTTCTGACGCACTCTCTCTACTTCTAAGAATTCCCCCGGAGGAACTCCGGGCTGCGTGTGCAAAACCGCGAACGCAAAGGCAGCGCCGCGTGTGACAGCAAACGGTGAGGCTCGTGTCCCCACGAGAGGCGGCAGGAGGGTCGgccggacccccccccccccccgccgaagGTGACGGCAGCACTGGGCCAACGAGCTGCTTCTAGAAGGCTGGGGAACACGCCAGCAGCACAGGTCAGCTCTCgggagggggccgggggtgggggacagagaggaacGCCTCATGCActtcttggattctgtgtcatgTGAGAGCGGAGGCGGGATGGACGCGGCCGGCGGCCCAGGCGGCGCACTGAGCACTCGGCCGCCCTTGCCCTAGTCTGAGGACTTCCTAGGAGGACGTCCGCGGGTGTGGTGTGCGGTGATTCTGCCATTAACGAGCAGTCGCTGTGCGCAGACCGTCTGCAGGCCCCCGGCGGCCGGGCTCCCCCACCCGGACCGAGCCCCAGCGAGGTGGGAAGGGAGCAGCGAGCCGCCCTGCTGACCGGGCGGGCTGGTGTTGTGTCGGGCGAGGGGGGCCAGAGCCCTCGGCCCCTCGCTGCCACTGTCCCCTCCACAGGGCACCGTCGCCGGGGGACTCGCCCGCCCACCACGCCAGCCCTTCGGAAGGGGGCCTCCTCTTCCACCGTGGCCCCCAGAGCTCACCTTCCGCCACCGCCTCGCACGAGCCTTCAGCCTCCCAGCCTGCTCTCCCGGGACAGAGGCGCCACCCAGCCGCCTCACAGGACAGTGAGGTTCCCGCACAGCTACCGCGAGGGTCAGGCATCACCGGCCCTCCCTGAGAGCGAGCCCAGCGGCAGTGGCAGGGCAGGCCGTGGCAAAGGCCGTGGCACT encodes the following:
- the FZR1 gene encoding fizzy-related protein homolog isoform X1, with the protein product MDQDYERRLLRQIVVQNENTMPCVAEMRRTLTPANSPVSSPSKHGDRFIPSRAGANWSVNFHRINENEKSPSQNRKAKDATSDNGKDGLAYSALLKNELLGAGIEKVQDPQTEDRRLQPSTPEKKGLFTYSLSTKRSSPDDGNDVSPYSLSPVSNKSQKLLRSPRKPTRKISKIPFKVLDAPELQDDFYLNLVDWSSLNVLSVGLGTCVYLWSACTSQVTRLCDLSVEGDSVTSVGWSERGNLVAVGTHKGFVQIWDAAAGKKLSMLEGHTARVGALAWNADQLSSGSRDRMILQRDIRTPPLQSERRLQGHRQEVCGLKWSTDHQLLASGGNDNKLLVWNHSSLSPVQQYTEHLAAVKAIAWSPHQHGLLASGGGTADRCIRFWNTLTGQPLQCIDTGSQVCNLAWSKHANELVSTHGYSQNQILVWKYPSLTQVAKLTGHSYRVLYLAMSPDGEAIVTGAGDETLRFWNVFSKTRSTKVKWESVSVLNLFTRIR
- the FZR1 gene encoding fizzy-related protein homolog isoform X2, which produces MDQDYERRLLRQIVVQNENTMPCVAEMRRTLTPANSPVSSPSKHGDRFIPSRAGANWSVNFHRINENEKSPSQNRKAKDATSDNGKDGLAYSALLKNELLGAGIEKVQDPQTEDRRLQPSTPEKKGLFTYSLSTKRSSPDDGNDVSPYSLSPVSNKSQKLLRSPRKPTRKISKIPFKVLDAPELQDDFYLNLVDWSSLNVLSVGLGTCVYLWSACTSQVTRLCDLSVEGDSVTSVGWSERGNLVAVGTHKGFVQIWDAAAGKKLSMLEGHTARVGALAWNADQLSSGSRDRMILQRDIRTPPLQSERRLQGHRQEVCGLKWSTDHQLLASGGNDNKLLVWNHSSLSPVQQYTEHLAAVKAIAWSPHQHGLLASGGGTADRCIRFWNTLTGQPLQCIDTGSQVCNLAWSKHANELVSTHGYSQNQILVWKYPSLTQVAKLTGHSYRVLYLAMSPDGEAIVTGAGDETLRFWNVFSKTRSTKESVSVLNLFTRIR